The window CGTGGACGACCCCCAAACCCAAATTCCAAAGGATCAAACGGCCGCTCCACCAGGCCCGGGCCCCATCGACGATCTCCCCCCCCATCGACGGTCCGAGCGCCGTCCAGGCGGGCGCCCGCAGACCGCTCCAAAGGGCCAAAACCACAAAGGCCACCGCCCCCACGCGGGCCTCCACCGACACCAGAGACGCCCGGGTCGTGGCCACGGCGTCGCGCCCGCTGACAATGGCCCACTGACGGATCAATTCCCAGAGGGGCAGTCCGGAAAGACGGAAATTTTTCATGGGTTTCCCCCGGGAGTCGGCGCGGACGGCGACGAAACCGCCACCGCCGCGGTGGTCGGCGCGGCCACGCCCATCGGAACGGCGGTCACCGGCACCATCGCCGATGTCACCGAAACGGCCGGGGCGGGGCTCTCCGCGGGGGGCGCGGCGCGGGGGGGCGCCTCAAGCGCCCAGGCGTCGATCCACTCCGCCGCCAAGGCCTCCCCCAGGACCGCCGGAGGCCGGGCCACGCGGCCCAGCGCGACCAGGGGAAGCGTTCCCGTCGATGGGAGAGGCGGCGGAGGGCCCTCCATCCAGGCGAATTTTGTGCGGTCGTGCCATTGATCGCCGACGCTTTCAAAAAGCGACCGTCCCAACTTGGACACCCGCCATTGGGCCACCGGAAGGAAACGCCCCCCCACCGTCACCCGCATCATGTACGCCACGGAGGGGGGCCAGGTGTCAAAGACCACCCGGCCGGACGGGGCGTTGGTCGAAAAGGAAAACTCGTAGGCCCCCCGCCGCGTCCAAGGCACGGTGCCGTCGACGCCGCGAACGCTCCCGGCCGAACAAGTGACCACCCCCGACACCGTTTGACCGGCGGGATTCCAAAAGGCGAGATGCACATCGATGGGGTCCGGGTCCGTTTCCTCCAACACTTGCCGGGCGCGGGCCAAGAGGGTCCGGCGCGCGCCCGCCAGATTGCGCGCCTCCCCCGGGTCCGCCCACAAATCGAACAAATCTTCCGGGCCGAAATCTTCCTCGACGCCGCGGCCGAGGGCGGGACCGGCGGAACCCGCGCCCGCGCGCCGCACGTATTTGTAACGCCCATCGACAATCAACGCCTTGGCGCCGTCGCCGCGCACCACCACCCGCGCGCCGGCCTCATCGCGCCGGGGGGCGACGAAGGCCGAACGGGCGTCGCGGCGGGCGTCCCGGGACACCCCCAAAAGCCCCATCAAGGTGGGCACGGCTTCGGCCAGGGAGGAGGGGGGATCCGCCAGGACGGTGGGCGACAGAAGGTCCCCCCGCACGGCGAAGAGCGCCCGGATCTCGCTTTCCCGAAGGGCCCGCCCGGGGCGTTCCGAGAGGATCCGGCCCCGACGCCCGGAGCGGGTCCACCGCGCGGGGAATTCCCCGCCGGGGTCTCCGCCGAGGGAGAGCACCGCGGTCAGCGGTCCGCCCGCGAACCGCACGGCCTCCAACAACCCGCCCAGATAATGGTCCGTGTAATCCCGCGCGGCCTCGGATTTCCAGGAGCGCCACCGGCCCGGCGCTCCGGGGTCCCGTCGAAGGGAAAAGGTCCAAAAGCGCGCCGGAGCGAGCCGTCCCGGCCCCAGGTCGCCGAAACAGGCGAGCGTCACGTGCCCGGCGCGACCGCGGTCCCGTCGCTCCAGTTCGAGCGCCGCGGCCGCGGTGGCCAACGGGTCGTAACCGTCCCGCGGGAGCTGGCGGATCACGTCCACGCCCGCGGCGTCGAGGACGGCGAGCGCGCGCGCATCAAAGGATCCGATCGCGGTGCTCCGCCACCCGCGCGAACGCAGGAAAGCCGGCCAGGGAACCGCCGGAGGGTCCTCGCCGTGACGGGCCCCCCAGAGGTCCGCCAGGGCGCGGTCCGGGTCGGTGACCGTGGTGTAGCAGCGTTGAAACACGACGCTTTCCCTCAAGAACGCGCGCAAATTTTCGGGCACCGCCTCGGCGACGCCTTCCAGGCTGACCAAATCCCCCCGCGCCCGTTCCAAAACCGCGACCAACAACCGGTCCGCGATGACCCGGCGGGGCGTGACCAACGCGCGGGGCGACCAAACGGCGGGCTCGGCCCACAAACCCAACGCCCGGCCGGCGTCGCCGTCCGACTCACCGGTGGTTTTCAACCGCAACCGGACGAACCGGCCCCCGGCGGAGGCCAAATCGATTTTGACGGGGCGCCACCGCTCTTCCGCGTGTTCGGAGCGCCGCGCCAACGCCCGGGCGAAACCGGGCAACCACGCCCGCCACCGGCGCACGGCCCGGTGCCGCCGGGGGACCACCGTTTCGCTCCACACGACGCGCCCCCCGCGCTCGTCGACGATCTCCACCGCGAAAGCCACCGCCGCTCCGTCGGAAAGGAGGCCCACGTGGGTTTCGAACCGGGCGCCAACCGGCAAAAATCCGGACCATTCCCACAGGGCCCCGGCCGGTGCCACCAGGGCCGTTCGCCGGGCGCGGCCGGGGTCCTCACCGAGGGTCGCCCGCACCCACCCCCGCCGGCCCGGCGTTTCGCGCAGATCGGCTTCCGGGTGATGGGCGAGCAGGACGTCGTCCAGGGTCCGAAGCCCCGGGGCGCGGTCCACCCAGCCGGGCGTCAAGGGCAGAAAGGCTTCGCGGGGCGCCGCGGGGGGTTCGGCGTTGTCGGGAAAGGACCGGCGCCGGTCGTCGACCAGCACGGTGTTGACGAAGGTGAAAAAACCGCCGACGACCGCCAGCAAGGCGAGTCCCAGGAGGGCCCAAAAACCCCGGCGGCGCGGGGAGGTCATGGGGCGGGGGGGCGCTCCATCAGCGGTAATTGGTGAATTGGATGGGCAAACCGAAATCGCGCGCGCGCAACAACGCGATGGCCGTCTGGAGATCGTCCTTGGCGCGGCCGGTGATCCGCAGGCGATCCCCCTGAATGGCCGGGGTGACTTTCAACTTGGCGTCCTTGATCGCGCGGACCATTTCCTTGGCTTTTTCCGAGGCGACGCCCTGAACGATTTTCGCGGTTTGTCGGACGGTGCCGCCCTCGGCGGGCTCGATTTTTCCGAAATCCAGCGCCTTGAGCAGGATCCCCTGTTTGACCAGCCGGCTCTGAAGAATATCAATGACGCTTTTGAGCTTGCCCTCGTTATCGGAAGCGAGGGTGAGCTTCCCCTCTTTTTTATCGAAGTCGACGCGACTGACGCTGCCTTTAAAATCGAAGCGGGTGCCCAACTCCCGGTTCGCCGAATTGACCGCGTTGTCGACGGCTTGCAGATCGACCTCGCTGACCACATCGAAGGAAAACTCTTGCGCCACGGCGGCCTCCTTGGAATTAACGAAGCAACACGGCCCCGGACACCACCAGGGCGATGCCCACGATTTTTTGCCGGGTGACCGGCTCCCCCAAAAACGCCGCGCTGAGGAGAAAGGCCACCACGGGCCAAGCCCCGCCCACGACGGCGACCTTGCCGACCTCGCCGATTTTGAGCGCGCGGTAGAAAAAGAGCTGCGCGACCACGCTGGCCAACACCCCGCCGACGATCAAGGCCCAGCGGGAGCGCCCGTCCATGACCCAAAATCGCTGAACCACCGCCGGGGCCGCCAGCGCGAAAATCACGCAGCCCACGGCCACCCCGAGGGTTCGCGCCAAAACCCCGGCAGCGGGGTCCGCCTGACGCAGACCCCACTTTTCAAAAAACGCCGAAACCCCCCACACCAGGGCCGAAATCACCGCCAACGAAAACGCACTCATGCTTCCCCCCTGAAATCCAACGGCGCGCCGCCGCGCGTCCGTGAACCCGCGCCGAACGAGAATTTTAGGAAATTCCATTGTCGCCCGGGCGGCGATTTTGGAAAATATTGATTATGGAAAAACCCGCCCACCCCCCCGTTGTGGTCCGACTGGAACGCACCGGTCGCGGAGGCAAAACCGTGACCTGTGTGGAGGGCGTGCGCGCTCCCCCCGAGGGACTCGCCGCGCTTTTAAAAACTTTAAAAACCCGCCTGGGGGCCGGGGGCGTGTTGGAAAAAGGCGCTTTGGTTATACAGGGCGATCAACGCGAACGGCTCTGCGCCCTTTTGCCCACCCTCGGCTACCCCGCCAAGCGCGGAAACTAAAACCAACATTCCCCCTTCCCCTCCGCCGGGGGCGGGGTGGGGACCGAAGGGGCGTCGAAGGCGAACCGCGTCAGCGAGCGGTTCGCCTTCGTCCGAGCGAAAGAGCTCTGCGACCGAGCGTCCCCGTCGCGTCCCCCCTCCAAAAGCAACCCCGCCTCCCCCCGGTTCGCACCGGGAGGAGGCGGGATCAAAAAGACGTCGGAAAAGAGGGGATGAGCCCACCCACCGCGTCCACGAGCGGTCGCGCCGAAGCGCGCCGGCACTGATTAACGGCGGACCATCTTGGCGCGGGAAACGTCTCCCTGCTTGTCCAAGAAGTACAGGAAACCCTTTTCCTTCTTGACGCCAACCTTTGCGACTTTCGTCGGCTTGCCGCCTTTTTTGCCACCACGGGCCATTTTCGCCCGGGACACGTCCCCCTGCTTGTCGATGAAGTAGAGGTACCCGTCCTCGCGTTTAACGCCGGCTTTCGCCACTTTCTGTGCCATGTGTGTCACCTCCTCGTGTGGAAATGCGGTGCTTATGGAAAAAACTGTAACATTTTTTCAACGGATTGCAAGCCCCTTCACCGTCGATCCCGCCGGCGATTTCCGTCGGCCGACGAAACCCCGTTTTTCCGTCGATGTCAGGCGCCGAACAGCCGCCCCTGGGGTTCGGGGGATTGGGTGATGAGGCTTTCGCGCAACCAGGCGTCGATGACGGTTTTCGAAAAGCGGTATTGGCGGCCGATGCGCGACGCCGGGATTTTGCGCGCGCGGATCAGCGCGTAAATTTTGGACTTGCCGATGCCCAGGTATCCGGCCAACTCCCGGATGTCCATGACCTCTTTAACGGATGACTGTCCATCTTGTGCCATCTTTTGCCGTCGACCTCCCAAAAACCACCGTAAACTTTATATCAAGACCTTCGGGGAAAGTCAAAACGATTGTTTCAGATAATCGGCGAGAGCCTCGCGCCAAGGGCGGAGCGGGGCGAGCCCCAGGGCGGCCAGGCGTTCGCTGGCGAGGCGGGTGTCGGGGGCGCGGCGAATTTTCCCGGGCCAATCCTTGGCGGAGATGGGCGTCACCGCCCCGCGCCCTCCGACGGCGGCGACGACGTCGCGGGCCAAATCATAAATGGACGCGCCGCCCGCGTTGACGAGGTGATAGACGCCCCCCGGCGGGGCGCGACCGATCAACGCCCAGGTCTTCTCCGCCAAATCCGCCGTAAACGTGGGCGACATGGCGATGTCGGTGACGGCCCGCACGGGTTCGCCCCGGCGGGCACGGGCGGCGAGGGCCTCGACGAAATTTCCCCCCTTGGCGCGGGACCCGGCCCGGCCGAAGAGACCCGCGCTCCGCACCACCAGGTGCCCGGGATCGGCGGACAGAACGAAGCGTTCCCCGTCGTATTTGGAGAGGCCGTAGACGTTGATGGGGTTGGGCGCGTCGGATTCCACGTACGGGGCGCCCTTGCGTCCGTCGAAAACGAAATCCGTTGAGAAATGGAGCAGGCGCGCGCCGGCCGCCGCGCAGGCCGACGCGAGGGAGCGGACGGCCCAGGTGTTCACGGCGAAAACGGCGGCGGGTTCGTCCTCGGCGGCGTCGGTGCGATTGTCGGCGGCGGCGTTCAACACCCAATCGGGGCGGGCGTCCGACAGGCGGCGCGCCAGCGCGGCGGCGTCGGTGATGTTGAGGTCGGTCCGGCCCAGCGCGGTCAGCGCGTGGTCGGGGTTCGTCCGCGCGAGGTCGGACCCGAGCTGGCCCGTCGCCCCGAGGACGAGGACCCGCATCGCGTCAGCGCGCGGCGACGGCCGGCTTGACCCAATCGCGTTGGGCCAGGACTTCGGCGATTTGAACGGCGTTGAGGGCCGCGCCTTTGCGCAGGTTGTCGCCCACGACCCAGAACGCCAGGGCGTGGTCGTCGAAGAGATCGCGGCGGATGCGCCCGACCAGGGACTCGTCGCGCCCCTCGGCCAGGATCGGCATGGGGCAGGTGACCCCGTCCAGGGGCGACTTTTCATCGACCACCCGGACGCCGGGGGCCTGGGCGAACACCGCGCGGGCGGCGTCCGGCGGGATGGGTTTTTCGGTCTGGATCCAAACGGATTCGCCGTGGCCCACATAGGCCGGAACGCGCACCGTCGTGACCGCCACGTGGATGGAGTCGTCGCCGAGGATTTTGTGGGTCTCCTTGATGACTTTCCATTCCTCGTTGGAATAGCCCTCTTCCTCGATGGCCCAGTTGTTGGCCAGGACGTTGAAGGCGATGGGGTTCGGGAAACCGTTCAAGTCGGTGATTTTTTCGCCCTTGAGGGCGGCTTCCGTCTGTTTGCGCAGGCCGTCGATGCCTTTGGCCCCCGCGCCGGAGACGGCCTGGTAGGTGGAGATCACCGCCCGCTTCACGCGGAAGACCTTGTGCAGGGGGCCGAGACCCATCAAGATGATGGCCGTGGTGCAATTGGGGTTGGCGATGATGCCGCGGTGATTTCTGAGGGCGTCCCCGTTGATCTCGGGGATCACGAGCGGCACGTCGTCTTTCATGCGGTAATCGGAGCCGTTGTCGATGACGACCGCGCCGCGCTTGACCGCCTCGGGGCCGAAGGTCAGGGCCGCGCCTTTTTCGCCTTCGGTGCCGGCGAAAAGCGCGATGTCGACGCCGTCGAAGGCGTCGGGGGTGGTTTCTTTCACCGCGTAAGAGCGGCCGTCGATGTCGAGCGTCCGGGCGCTCCGCGCGAGCACGCGCAACTCGGACATCGGAAATTTTCGTTGGTTCAAAATGCGCACCATCTGGACGCCGACGGCGCCCGCGCCCACCACCGCCACACGGTATTGTTTCACGATCGTTCCTCCGGAAATAGAAAAACCGCTGGGGGCGGTTGGAGGTATTATACCAATTACGCCTGAAGTTCGACGGCGCCGCGGCCCACCAGGTTTTCCAATTCGTGAATCAACCCGTCGGTGGGCGTCACTTTTTCCTCGCTGACCAGGTGGTAAACGCCGTGGGTGGGAGTCGACAGTTCGAAGCAGAGGCGGCACCCGCCGGGGTGCGCGGCGGCGACGCGGTGCAGGCGGGCCACGGCGTCGTCCGCCAAGCCGGCCGTCGACAGGCGAACGACGACGCGTTTGACAAACCGTTCCCGGGCGTCTTTCAGCCCGACGGCCTCTTCCACAAGCAGGTTTTTATCGTCGGCGCGCGGTTCCACCCGGCCTTTGACAACGACCATTTCGTGGGCCACGAGGATTTTGGCCAGCGCGGGGGT of the Elusimicrobiota bacterium genome contains:
- a CDS encoding translation initiation factor — encoded protein: MEKPAHPPVVVRLERTGRGGKTVTCVEGVRAPPEGLAALLKTLKTRLGAGGVLEKGALVIQGDQRERLCALLPTLGYPAKRGN
- the rfbD gene encoding dTDP-4-dehydrorhamnose reductase — protein: MRVLVLGATGQLGSDLARTNPDHALTALGRTDLNITDAAALARRLSDARPDWVLNAAADNRTDAAEDEPAAVFAVNTWAVRSLASACAAAGARLLHFSTDFVFDGRKGAPYVESDAPNPINVYGLSKYDGERFVLSADPGHLVVRSAGLFGRAGSRAKGGNFVEALAARARRGEPVRAVTDIAMSPTFTADLAEKTWALIGRAPPGGVYHLVNAGGASIYDLARDVVAAVGGRGAVTPISAKDWPGKIRRAPDTRLASERLAALGLAPLRPWREALADYLKQSF
- a CDS encoding aspartate-semialdehyde dehydrogenase, with protein sequence MKQYRVAVVGAGAVGVQMVRILNQRKFPMSELRVLARSARTLDIDGRSYAVKETTPDAFDGVDIALFAGTEGEKGAALTFGPEAVKRGAVVIDNGSDYRMKDDVPLVIPEINGDALRNHRGIIANPNCTTAIILMGLGPLHKVFRVKRAVISTYQAVSGAGAKGIDGLRKQTEAALKGEKITDLNGFPNPIAFNVLANNWAIEEEGYSNEEWKVIKETHKILGDDSIHVAVTTVRVPAYVGHGESVWIQTEKPIPPDAARAVFAQAPGVRVVDEKSPLDGVTCPMPILAEGRDESLVGRIRRDLFDDHALAFWVVGDNLRKGAALNAVQIAEVLAQRDWVKPAVAAR
- a CDS encoding EamA family transporter, yielding MSAFSLAVISALVWGVSAFFEKWGLRQADPAAGVLARTLGVAVGCVIFALAAPAVVQRFWVMDGRSRWALIVGGVLASVVAQLFFYRALKIGEVGKVAVVGGAWPVVAFLLSAAFLGEPVTRQKIVGIALVVSGAVLLR
- a CDS encoding helix-turn-helix domain-containing protein translates to MAQDGQSSVKEVMDIRELAGYLGIGKSKIYALIRARKIPASRIGRQYRFSKTVIDAWLRESLITQSPEPQGRLFGA
- a CDS encoding YajQ family cyclic di-GMP-binding protein codes for the protein MAQEFSFDVVSEVDLQAVDNAVNSANRELGTRFDFKGSVSRVDFDKKEGKLTLASDNEGKLKSVIDILQSRLVKQGILLKALDFGKIEPAEGGTVRQTAKIVQGVASEKAKEMVRAIKDAKLKVTPAIQGDRLRITGRAKDDLQTAIALLRARDFGLPIQFTNYR